The segment AGAAGTGTATTATCGACCCACCGTAGCGACGCGCCCTAGTCGACTCGGTCCGATGCCGGTCGGGCAGGTGGTGACTGCCGGAGCGCCCACCCGACGGCGATCACGAGGACGCCGACCAGCACGGCCAGATACAGACGGATCGACGGCACCGAGTTCGGCTCCTGTCCCGATGGCGAGCGCGAGATCGAGTGGCGACCACGCGACGACGAGAAAACCAGTTTCGGGGTCAGTTCACTCCTGTCGACGGGGCATGGTCCCGTGGCTGGCACCAGGATCGGACCCACGAGGAGTTGGGACCAACTCACGTCCAGATCGATCATCGCGAGTGACCCGAGCCCCGACGTGGTGCTGTCCGCTTCGATGATAGGGTCCCGATGGCCGTCCTCGAAACCTGCTTGGACGCACTTCGAGAGCGGGAAACCGATCCCGAGCTACTCCTCGAACCGTGGAGTGAGAGTTGCGTGGATGGCGTTGTTGAAACCCCCCATCGACTGACAATACTCGTATGCTGAATACAGAGAGTGTATTCAGCATGGTGCTAAAGTGAAGATATATTAGCTTAACACAACCTATCATTCAATTCTGATTTATTATATATTTTATGTATTTTGGAGATGTGTATTTATTGCGTTGAGAGCATCTTTCCGGGCGTCGTCAAGGGCTTCTAAATAGTACTTAACATCTCCTTCACCTGCTTGCTTAACGAGGTCTCTCGCACTTTCGAAGTCATCGTGAATATCCGTAGGAAGTTGGTTTTCATCTATCCCTTCTTCTTCTAAGACTTCTTGGGTCTTTTCCAGGATGTCCTCGGTTTCATTGATGGGTTCTTCTACAAATTTAACTAACTCAGCAGAGGGTGGGATCAGTGAATAATACCAAATAATATCTGACACCTCTTCTTCTGAAAGACCACCGATATCAGAAACATGGGTATCAAATACTACTGTTGGTATATATTTGACAATTTCTCAATACATATCATATGAGTTAGGGTTTAATCGTAGTCCTGAACCTGCTGCTTCTAATTCAGATTTTAATGCGATTCTTAGATTTCATTTAGTTTCTCGTTTGTGATACCAACTTAGATAGTTGAGTTAGTAAACCAATGAGTGCACCAAAGAATGTCGCGGTAGCAAGTAAGAGCGTTCCCGCTTGAATCTCGGAAATAGTGAGTAACATATCCTACGGTGGACTCGTTCAATCAAAAAGCCTTATCGGTCAAATCAATCCTTTTATATCTCAGTATGTATTATTTAAAAGTATTCTTTGAGAATTCAAATATAAGTAAGACAGTTAGCTAGCTTGACCATCGTTGGATTGATAGGGTTCAGTGGCCGTGCTGAATGCGTGATCGGCGATGCACCATATACGAGTGATATGGATGCAGTAGTAGAATATTCATACAATTCTTATATCACCAAGTTTGGATCTTGGTCCGCAGCATTTGAAGCAGCAGGCGTGCCGGTTCTGAACTAGCAGGGATCGAACAACCCGATGTGGCGTGCTGGTAAGAGCATCTGATGCCGTTCGGAAGTGTATCGATGACGAGTCCCGGTATGCAACCGCCTCGAAAATTCGGGAAAGGGACGGCCGGATTTATCAGAATTGTGGGAAGGAGTCAAATGGTAGACGACTTGACGGGCACCACATAATCCCGATCATTTCAGGTGGCTGTAATGCTGCCCCACCGCTGATGACATTATGTGGCGGGTGTCACAGAACAATAGAGTCGTACACGCGAACGATTCTTAATCCAATTCTTGTGGATTGGTCGCTAGAGGATCTACCGGAAGATAGACTATCAGGTGCTGAATATATGCGTAACGTGGTGGGCAGACCAATCGGCCAATCAGAACTTACAGATTTCATGACGAGTGGCTAACTACGCGTACCTACGTTGTGTATTGTGGCAACTTAATCGAAGATCCAACGGGATCATGAAGTGTCCTGAAGCGTCTCTGTGAGGCTGCAGAGCTCGAGATCCCAACTTCGCCTAAAGGGCCCTGGTTATCTGCAAACGGGGACTTGCTATTTCACGCGGGGAGTACAAATGTCTGTAATTCTGAGAGAAACAGACTGCTGAATACAGTAGTTAGGTTTGGCAGGGTAGAACATTATCATCAATACCTCCAACTTTTACTTTCTCTTCTCGTACAGTACCTGAAGAATTACCCAAGAATTCGGCCTCAGCTTGAATAGGAGGCCAAACTTTGGTAGGGAAGAGTGGGTCTTCATTACTATAATCCAGTACTAGAATTCGGTATTCGTATCCGTGGTCAAGTTCAAATACTAAATCGTTCCACGGATTGTAGTCGCAACATCCGAATGGGTAGTCATCTAAAGAATAGGCATTAGGAATCTCATCAAAGACGGTGTATGGAAGAAGATCCCAATCTTCGGTGGGTGACTGTCGCTTCTTATACCTCACTTCCAATCGGTGTTGACCACCATAACAGGCCCTAAATATAATTTTTCTAACTTGCGGTAGTTCGGGTTCCTCTGGGTATACCGTTATTTTGCGCTTTTTCGTATCCGAGTGACAATTGTTTTTGACTTTCAGCGACACTTTTCTTTGGCCTGGTGATTGGTATGTGTGCGTCGGATTCCTTTCAGTTGAGGTCGTTGAATCTCCAAAATCCCATTTATATTTATTTATTTCTCCGCCAGACAAGTCGTAGAATTGAATGTTTTCACCGGCTATGATTTTTTCTTGTTCTGTTTTAAAGTTAGCCGTCGGCTTTCCCGGAGGAACTGTTACGACGTTACTCCACATCGTGTGCTGGCAGATACGTTGTTGTGCAGAAACTGCGTGCTCGAATTCCTCTAGAGGTACAGAAATGGGAACTCTAGTATAGGGACCAGAGGGTCCTATATCTGCGTTCGACGTGAATTTCGCACCCCTGACCTGATTGTTAAGGATAATTTCGATATGCGCGCCGGGTACGAATTTTGTCACGGGAATACTTCGTGCGTACGGCTCAAGTTCACATTCAGGGATATGTGGACTCGATAAAACATCAGTGAACTCCTTGACTGATTTCGCTTGAGATTCCTTCTGCTCGCCACAAGCAGTTGCTCTTGCCGTAATTTTGTCTCCCTTGATTAAGAGCGGAGTTACCTCTACCTGCACTCCATCCGAATTTGCTGCGAGGCCCGTTCCAATAGCTGCATCAGCCATCTCAGACCAAATTTCGACAAAGGTCCCCTGAGGAACTTCGACATATACGTAGCGAGAGCATGCGTACAACGTTTCCGGAATGACTGGATTGCTGGGAAGTGGTGAGGTATTCGGCGCTACGATCACTTCATTTGATAGTTCGCCCTCAACCCCACAGAGTTTTTGTTTCGCTGAAAGCGTTCCTTCAGTCAGTGTCGGGACAGGAATCGGAAAGACAGTGGTATTTGGCGGGATCACGTATTCCCCGAGGATTTCGTCATCGAGGAAGAGGGTCAATTCGCAACCAGTACGAACCTTGCTAATCAGCACTCTCTCTGCACCCACACAAATTCCAGCATCGTATTCAATATAGGGTGTCGGCGGATTAGTTTCTCCAACGGTTATTTCCGTAGAATCGCTATATAGCTCACATATATTAAATTCTTGATATGCACGGAGTGTTTCACCCTCTTTGAGTTCTGGAATGCCGAAATAATCCCCTTGCCTGACTGTCCAACAACTTTTGATAGAGTCACCTTCACTTCGTTCAAATGTTACATATGCACCCGGTAGAACGTCAGTTATTCTAACAAACGTATCGCAGCCCATCGCCGGTTCGATAGACGGTCTCGGAACCTTGTTCTCGGAATATTTTGGTGGTGTCCAAGAATGATTTGATTTATAACCCTCGCTGGTTTCGCCACATGCGGTTTGCCTAGCCGTTAACTGTTCTGAATCCCCTGTTGCTGGGTTCAAATCAACGTGAGCATAATCCGCCTGAAGAGACGCGGTTCCTGTGCCACGTGGCTCATCTGAATCTTCGCCCGTGACCTCGACTGATCCGCCCGCTACGATTGGAAACACCCCTACACATTCACTGCACTCGAAAACTGGTTCACTGAAATACAGATGTGAAAAATTATCGGCGTCTACTTTTTGAACTTTCACGGGGTCAGATTCCGGACTTATCTCATTATTTACCTCCTGAATTGCCGTAATATTCTGACCCGGTTCTAGCTCAATATTTTCATCTACTGCTGTCTCATGTGCCGAATACGAGGCAACACCCTCAGCGATTTTATTCCCATCAGCGAAGATCTTTACTGTCGAGCCCGGTTTTTGTAGTTCAGTAACGATGCTCGTACTACACTTCGAGACAGGCGGTTTCACTGCGATTTTTCCTAATGGCATATTCAACACCCACAGTAAAAGGCAACAGTTGGATATATGAAATTTTTGCATTCTTAACATAATATTCAATTATTGAGATAGAGGAGGTTTTCGACTTCGTATTTTGGAATCTTTCGGTCTTGTTGAAATCCTCAGCCGGTAACAGGTTCCAGTGGCCGTGTTGATTACATAGCGCGTATTAATTACGATCTCAGTGGATGATGTTGCTTCTACCTAATTCGCTGTTGCTTGAAACTTTGCAGCAACTAGCTCAGTCTTGTAACGCTTGGCCGCCTTGTAGGCAGCACCAACGGATTCCGCACCGGCTATGTGCTTGGTTTCACCCCTGGTTGCCTCGCGGATCGATCTGATTCGGACCTTCAACGCCAGCACAAGGCCGAGTTTGGCCTTCCACAGCCCCTCGCGCTCATTGCGATACAGCTTAAGCCGGCAGAATGGCCTTCAGCTATCCGAATACGTGTGACCGATACGCGCTCTCTATTCAGCACGGCTTCCGAAACCGATCACCGATTGGGGGGTTCAACACGGCCGCGTGGATCACTGCCGGTCCCGGAACACACGCTGTTGCGCCTTGATATCTGCAAGCACCCCTGCGCATCACTTTGGTTGAGACGGGTTCGTCGCGGTGTCGAGACGGGACACCTCCTCGGCGGCATCGAAGTCGTCGTCGAATGCGTAGAGGTAGCCGAGACCGTCTGCCTGCATGGAGGCGATAATACAGGCGTCGACGAACGAGAACCGTTCGAACTGCCCAAAGAGCGCTTTCGCCGTCGCGAACGCGTCCGAGGTCAGCGAGTCGAGATGGAATCGACTGTTCTCCTCGACACGGTCAAGAAAGTCGATGACAGCGTCGTGGCCGGCGTGCGTGGTCAGCCCATGTACCGCCTCGCGAGCACGTAATCGAGGATCATCGCCTCCGGAAGGTCCGCGGTATCGATCCCCCGGAGGATCGGGAGAGCGTCCTCGTGTGCACTGTCGCGGCGGTACGTCGCGGCGAAGAGGACGGTATCGATGA is part of the Halalkalicoccus sp. NIPERK01 genome and harbors:
- a CDS encoding homing endonuclease associated repeat-containing protein, encoding MIGDAPYTSDMDAVVEYSYNSYITKFGSWSAAFEAAGVPVLN
- a CDS encoding HNH endonuclease, coding for MLVRASDAVRKCIDDESRYATASKIRERDGRIYQNCGKESNGRRLDGHHIIPIISGGCNAAPPLMTLCGGCHRTIESYTRTILNPILVDWSLEDLPEDRLSGAEYMRNVVGRPIGQSELTDFMTSG
- a CDS encoding PKD domain-containing protein, translating into MPLGKIAVKPPVSKCSTSIVTELQKPGSTVKIFADGNKIAEGVASYSAHETAVDENIELEPGQNITAIQEVNNEISPESDPVKVQKVDADNFSHLYFSEPVFECSECVGVFPIVAGGSVEVTGEDSDEPRGTGTASLQADYAHVDLNPATGDSEQLTARQTACGETSEGYKSNHSWTPPKYSENKVPRPSIEPAMGCDTFVRITDVLPGAYVTFERSEGDSIKSCWTVRQGDYFGIPELKEGETLRAYQEFNICELYSDSTEITVGETNPPTPYIEYDAGICVGAERVLISKVRTGCELTLFLDDEILGEYVIPPNTTVFPIPVPTLTEGTLSAKQKLCGVEGELSNEVIVAPNTSPLPSNPVIPETLYACSRYVYVEVPQGTFVEIWSEMADAAIGTGLAANSDGVQVEVTPLLIKGDKITARATACGEQKESQAKSVKEFTDVLSSPHIPECELEPYARSIPVTKFVPGAHIEIILNNQVRGAKFTSNADIGPSGPYTRVPISVPLEEFEHAVSAQQRICQHTMWSNVVTVPPGKPTANFKTEQEKIIAGENIQFYDLSGGEINKYKWDFGDSTTSTERNPTHTYQSPGQRKVSLKVKNNCHSDTKKRKITVYPEEPELPQVRKIIFRACYGGQHRLEVRYKKRQSPTEDWDLLPYTVFDEIPNAYSLDDYPFGCCDYNPWNDLVFELDHGYEYRILVLDYSNEDPLFPTKVWPPIQAEAEFLGNSSGTVREEKVKVGGIDDNVLPCQT